In Colwellia sp. PAMC 20917, a single genomic region encodes these proteins:
- the prpF gene encoding 2-methylaconitate cis-trans isomerase PrpF, with protein MIHTPKIHIPQVKIPATYMRGGTSKGVFFNLTDLPERCQVAGEARDNMLLRVIGSPDPYGKQTDGMGGATSSTSKTVILAKSNQADHDVDYLFGQVAIDKAFVDWSGNCGNLTAAVGSFAINSGLVDATRIPENGICTVRIWQKNISKTIIAQVPITNGEVQETGDFELDGVTFPAAEVPVEFIAPVDPSEAMFPTGNIVDDLEVPGVGVFKATMITAGIPTIFLNADEIGYTGAELQEAINGDPAALERFETIRAYGAIKMGLITEISEAEARQHTPKVAFVAPAKDYVTSSGKAVLASDIDLHVRALSMGKLHHAMMGTAAVAIGAAAAIPGTLVALATGNAAGEGSESVTFGHPSGTLKVGAQASEVNGAWIVDKAVMSRSARVLMEGWVRIPGDSF; from the coding sequence ATGATTCATACTCCCAAAATACACATACCTCAAGTAAAAATTCCTGCTACTTATATGCGTGGCGGCACTTCAAAAGGCGTATTTTTTAATTTAACTGATTTACCTGAACGTTGTCAGGTTGCCGGCGAAGCACGCGATAATATGCTGCTACGCGTTATTGGTAGTCCAGATCCTTACGGCAAACAAACCGATGGTATGGGCGGCGCAACCTCAAGCACCAGCAAAACCGTTATCTTAGCAAAATCAAACCAAGCCGATCACGATGTAGATTATTTATTTGGCCAAGTGGCTATCGATAAAGCGTTTGTAGATTGGAGTGGTAACTGCGGTAACTTAACCGCTGCAGTTGGCTCATTTGCGATTAATTCTGGCCTTGTTGATGCAACCCGTATTCCTGAAAACGGAATTTGTACTGTACGTATTTGGCAAAAAAACATCTCGAAAACGATTATTGCTCAAGTACCTATCACCAACGGTGAAGTACAAGAAACCGGTGATTTCGAGCTCGACGGAGTTACTTTCCCTGCGGCAGAAGTACCGGTTGAATTTATCGCACCCGTTGATCCATCAGAGGCGATGTTTCCAACGGGAAATATTGTTGATGACCTAGAGGTACCCGGTGTTGGCGTTTTTAAAGCAACGATGATCACCGCAGGTATTCCAACCATCTTTTTAAATGCAGATGAAATTGGTTATACCGGCGCCGAGTTACAAGAAGCCATTAATGGCGACCCTGCAGCACTAGAACGTTTTGAAACGATTCGTGCTTATGGCGCGATTAAAATGGGCTTAATTACTGAAATTTCAGAAGCAGAGGCTCGCCAACATACCCCCAAAGTTGCTTTTGTTGCACCAGCTAAAGATTATGTTACCTCAAGTGGTAAAGCTGTTTTAGCAAGCGATATTGACTTACACGTGCGCGCATTGTCTATGGGTAAATTACACCATGCGATGATGGGTACAGCGGCAGTTGCTATTGGCGCAGCAGCCGCTATTCCGGGCACCTTAGTTGCTCTTGCTACGGGTAATGCTGCAGGTGAAGGCTCAGAATCTGTGACTTTTGGTCATCCATCAGGCACGCTTAAAGTGGGCGCACAAGCCAGTGAAGTTAATGGCGCCTGGATTGTTGATAAAGCCGTAATGAGCCGAAGTGCTCGCGTATTAATGGAAGGTTGGGTACGTATTCCTGGCGATTCATTTTAG
- the sbcB gene encoding exodeoxyribonuclease I, translating to MDKMKPNSSAPNTEQPTILWHDYETFGISPKFDKPSQFAGIRTDHDLNIIGKPEMFYCRPPQDYLPQPEACLVTGITPQKAQQEGLSEVEFAERIHTLFTQPDTCVAGYNSIRFDDEFTRYLLYRNFYDPYAREWQNGNSRWDIIDMVRACYALRPEGINWPTVVRDGEQVVSFRLELLTKANDIAHEAAHDAMSDVYATIAMAKLIKEKQPKLYDFIFNLRNKKQVAELIDVYNMTPIVHTSSKISSEHGCTSWFAPFAYHPVNKNAIIAVDLALDPQPLFDLSSDEIKARLYTRHDELADDELPIPIKLIHLNKCPIVAPAKTLLPENAERLKIPRELCLANLAKLKQHLEVRDKLAEVFAAEDYSDQAKPDAEHSLYGGNFFSHGDKAQMDILRELSPEQLATHPFIFQDERLMPLLFLYRARNYPLTLSSAEQQKWQQRCQDKIQFGGKGLLSADEFMITLENLAHEHESDAGKMKVLKALYQYLQS from the coding sequence ATGGATAAAATGAAACCGAACTCTTCTGCTCCAAACACAGAACAGCCAACGATCCTCTGGCACGATTATGAAACTTTTGGTATATCGCCGAAGTTTGATAAACCGTCTCAGTTCGCCGGTATACGAACCGATCATGATTTAAACATTATTGGCAAACCAGAAATGTTTTATTGTCGGCCGCCACAAGATTATCTTCCGCAGCCGGAAGCTTGTTTAGTTACGGGTATTACTCCACAGAAAGCTCAGCAAGAGGGTTTATCAGAGGTTGAGTTCGCTGAACGTATTCATACGTTATTTACCCAACCTGATACCTGCGTTGCTGGCTATAACAGTATTCGTTTTGATGATGAATTTACCCGTTACCTGCTTTATCGTAATTTTTACGACCCTTATGCACGGGAATGGCAAAATGGTAATTCTCGTTGGGATATTATTGATATGGTGCGTGCTTGTTATGCCCTTCGCCCTGAAGGTATAAACTGGCCAACCGTTGTGCGAGATGGCGAACAAGTGGTTAGTTTTCGTCTTGAGTTATTAACTAAAGCCAATGATATTGCTCATGAAGCAGCGCATGATGCGATGAGTGATGTTTATGCCACTATTGCCATGGCAAAGTTGATTAAAGAAAAACAGCCTAAGCTTTATGACTTTATTTTTAATCTGAGAAATAAAAAGCAGGTTGCTGAATTAATTGACGTTTATAATATGACGCCGATTGTGCATACCTCAAGTAAAATTTCATCGGAGCACGGTTGTACCAGCTGGTTCGCCCCTTTTGCTTATCATCCGGTTAATAAAAATGCCATTATCGCCGTAGACTTAGCGTTAGATCCACAGCCATTATTTGATTTAAGTAGCGATGAAATCAAAGCGCGATTGTATACTCGACACGATGAATTAGCCGATGACGAATTACCCATTCCCATAAAACTTATTCATCTCAACAAGTGTCCTATTGTTGCGCCAGCAAAAACATTATTGCCTGAAAATGCCGAACGTTTGAAGATCCCTCGCGAGCTTTGTTTAGCAAATTTGGCTAAGTTAAAACAGCATTTAGAAGTAAGAGATAAATTAGCGGAAGTATTTGCTGCCGAAGACTATAGCGACCAAGCAAAGCCAGACGCTGAGCACTCTCTGTATGGTGGTAATTTCTTTTCGCACGGTGACAAAGCACAAATGGATATTCTACGTGAGCTTTCACCTGAACAATTAGCGACTCACCCGTTTATTTTTCAAGATGAACGATTAATGCCTTTATTATTTTTATATCGAGCCAGAAATTATCCATTAACCTTAAGCAGTGCTGAACAACAAAAGTGGCAGCAACGTTGCCAAGACAAAATTCAGTTTGGTGGTAAAGGCTTATTAAGTGCTGATGAGTTTATGATCACGTTAGAGAATTTAGCGCATGAGCATGAGAGCGATGCAGGGAAAATGAAGGTGCTTAAAGCACTTTATCAATACTTACAGTCTTAA